One segment of Chryseobacterium turcicum DNA contains the following:
- a CDS encoding glucokinase: protein MNLNPKFPLYLPGVRNANNDNVSIIGANLREDVTTIAYYTSGNSGIELKCKNNYPTKEYASFTDVLSKFMQDSQLENVQRLGISVPGPVIDGKSHPARLSWSLDVEEYRSKFGFEKVDMLNDQEASAYGIGLLDDSDLDAIYTSGHLEKGNVAILAPGNGLGEAGYFFDGKYLRPFATEGGHSEFSPRTNVEVEFYQFLNNIYGIVSWENVLSKTGLFNIYRFLRDVKRHPEPEWLSERLANGNFTEEIYKAAMHEDALICRIALDTFVEFLAREANNLTLKLKATGGLLIAGDIPQVIREYINKDKFYEKFKISDKMEDMLKNIPIYVVNTESTSINGAALYTAYFTE, encoded by the coding sequence ATGAACTTGAATCCAAAATTTCCTCTCTATTTACCGGGAGTAAGGAACGCCAATAATGATAATGTTTCTATTATCGGAGCCAACCTGAGAGAAGATGTAACTACAATTGCATATTATACTTCAGGAAATTCCGGGATAGAACTTAAATGTAAAAATAATTATCCTACCAAAGAATATGCTTCTTTTACAGATGTTCTTTCGAAGTTTATGCAGGATTCTCAGCTTGAAAATGTTCAGCGACTTGGGATTTCGGTTCCGGGACCTGTAATAGATGGTAAAAGTCATCCGGCACGTTTAAGCTGGAGCTTAGATGTAGAAGAATATAGAAGCAAATTTGGTTTTGAGAAAGTAGATATGCTAAACGACCAAGAAGCTTCTGCTTACGGAATTGGTCTTTTGGATGATTCTGATTTGGATGCTATCTATACAAGCGGTCATCTTGAAAAAGGAAATGTTGCTATTTTAGCTCCTGGAAACGGTTTGGGAGAAGCAGGATATTTCTTTGACGGAAAATATTTAAGACCATTTGCAACGGAAGGAGGTCATTCTGAATTTTCACCGAGAACAAATGTTGAGGTAGAATTTTATCAGTTTTTAAATAATATCTACGGAATTGTAAGCTGGGAAAATGTACTTTCAAAAACCGGTTTGTTTAATATCTATCGATTTTTGAGAGATGTAAAAAGACATCCTGAGCCGGAATGGCTTTCTGAGCGTTTAGCCAACGGAAACTTTACCGAAGAAATCTATAAAGCAGCAATGCATGAAGATGCGCTGATTTGTAGAATTGCTTTAGACACATTCGTAGAGTTTTTGGCAAGAGAAGCTAATAACCTTACTTTAAAACTGAAAGCAACAGGTGGACTGCTAATTGCGGGAGATATTCCACAGGTTATCAGAGAATATATCAATAAAGATAAATTCTATGAGAAATTCAAGATTAGTGATAAAATGGAGGATATGTTGAAGAACATTCCAATTTATGTGGTTAATACAGAGAGTACAAGTATCAATGGTGCGGCACTGTATACCGCTTACTTTACAGAATAA